The window AAATGGCGGTACGAATGTCTGAGACATTACGGCCTCGGGCAAAGTAGGCCGAATTCGCTAATCCAAGCAATCTAGCGACCAAACCAGGCGATAACGATAAGGCATCCGCCAGCTTTTCTATGGGTATGTCCGGCGTGTTAATGGCACCTAGAATTCGCAGACTCGCCTCGGGCAAAACCGGCAAGTTTTTCAGCGAACTCATCTGCAATTCAATTGTTTGCTTTACACCGGCATTCATCAACCATGACCATGACCTGAAATAATTAAACAAACCGAGAGTTTGCGGTAATCGTTGTTACTCATTGCATCTTTGGGAATTATCATCGATTGACGCCTCCCTTTATCATGCACCCAATGCAGCGCGATTAGTAATCCGGTTACCACAGTTGATGCTTGAATCTCGATAGACTGGTAATGGTCGCCACTTCCCAGCAGCGACCATCCATGCTGAGGAGTATAGCGCAGATATGCGCCGCCAATTTTGCCGGATGCCATATTGCTTCGCCAACTCAAAAATACCGCCATCGTTAGCAAGCATTGGTAAGACATCGGCAGCGCGTTTAGCCAACATGCCGCTAGCGTCACCGCGTGGATGGCGCTAACGATGAGTGTCAGCGCCCGTGAGCGCCCCACTGTAAAATTCATGCTCTGTTCAAGATTTTTCGACACAATCGCCGCACCTTTTTCGAGCTAAGGTAAACTACCCTGCTAAATTATGTTCACGTATTCCTACAAACCTTACCACCATGCTTGAAGACCGGACAGTTCACACAAACGCTTTTAGCGAACCCAATGCACTTGCTTTATCCAGAAAAGTATTCGCAGCCACCGGCCTGAGCCTCATAGAAGTCAGCGGTCAGGATGCCGCAAAACTCTTACAAGGCCAGCTAACATGTAACATTAACGATTTATCGGCATCGCAAGCCAGTATAGCTGGATTCTGCAACCCCAAAGGCCGGGTCATCAGTACGCTATTGGTGGTTAAATCGCTGGAATCTTTTTACCTGATACTGCCTGCGGACTTACTCGACACCGTGTTAAAAAAATTGCGGATGTACGTGCTGCGAGCCGATGCAAAATTGCATGATCAAACCGAAAACATGCATATCCTGGGCATATCGGGTCTTTCGCCTGAATTTGACGTTCCGACAGACAATTTCGCAATCGGGCAAATACCGTTAACGACCATTAAGTTACCCGGCGCGCCGCGCCATCTGCTATTGGGTACGTCTGATCAGATCGATGAATTTACCGGATTACTGCTTAGCCGATACGCTTTCGAATCCGGCAGCCTGGACGAGTGGCGCTATCAAGACATCTCCACTGCCCTGCCCTGGTTTGATATTAGCCAATCGGAACAACATATTCCGCAGATGTTGGGTATTGACCAGCTTGGCGGCATCAGTTTCAGTAAAGGCTGTTACACAGGTCAGGAAATCGTAGCCCGCAGTCACTATTTGGGCAAAGTCAAACGCGCCTTGTTTATTGCCGAATGCCGTCAATCAGCAAGCGGCGTCATTAATGGCTGTAAGGTGTTGGACGGCATTTCTCAGCAAAATATGGGGTGCGTACTGACGAACGCGGTCTGGACCGGAATAAATCGAGCGCTGCTCGTCCTGCAAATAGTTGATGGACTGCCAAAAAACCTTATACTTGATGACGACTATCGTACGCCTATCGCGATAATTTCGGATCAATAGCGGAAATTCAATCCATGCAATTCAAATCTGTTCAAGACTTTTTAGTCCATGTGCAAGCGGAACTAGACGCCAACCGATTAATCCTGCCTACCTTGCCGGATGTCGCCATCAAAGTCCGCGACGCTGTCAGTAAAGGCGATGCCACCGCGCAAAGCCTGGCCGAGATCATTGCAACCGACGCCGCCATTTCCGCCCGTTTGATACAAGTGGCCAACAGCCCTCTTTATCGCGGCACCATGGAAATCAAAAATATCCAAATGGCCGTAACCCGGCTCGGCAACAACACCATCCGCACGCTGATTACCAGCTTGATCATGCAGCAAATGTTCACGCCTACCACGGCGCTACTGGAAGGCTATTTCCGCAGCACCTGGGAGCAAGGCGTCAATGTCTCAGCGATCAGTCGCGCGTTGGCCGCATTCGTACCGCATTTAAACGCCGACGAAGCCATGCTGGCCGGGCTGATCCATCAAATCGGTAAATTACCAATATTGACACTGGTCGAGAAAATTCCGGAATTTAGAGACAGCCCGTCCCGATTAGACAAGCTGCTGGAAAAAGCCCACCCGCATGTCGGCAAACTGATCATGAACACCTGGAATTTCCCGGAAGAACTTAAACTGGTGCCTTCCGAATATGTGGATTTTCAGCGCGACTCAGGCTCCAAAGCTGATTACGTCGATTTAGTGCAAGTCGCGTTTCTGCAAAGCATCGCCGGCACCGATCACCCTGCCTGCCGCGTCGATTGGAACACCGTACCCGCTTTTGTTAAATTGGGTATTCAGCCCGATACCGAAATTTTGGAAATTGAAGGAGTCTCGGAAGAGATCGAACTCGCCCACTCAATGTTCCTTTGAGACATAAAACCATATGATAGACGCCCAAGACGCCGCCCGTTTTCGCCGCTTAGGCACGCTTACGATCTTTGCCGTGTATTTCGTGATTCTGGTCGGCGGCATCGTCCGCGCTTCAGGTGCCGGCATGGGCTGTCCGGACTGGCCGACCTGCTTTGGACAATGGGTGCCACCAACCCACGAGTCGCAATTGCCTGCCAATTATCATGAAATTTATGCGGCGCGCGGTTATGAAAACACCGCCTTCAATCCGGTAAAAACCTGGACCGAATACACGAATCGTCTGGTCGGCGTGACTATCGGTTTTCTGATTTTTCTGACGGCCTGGACCTCCAGGGTTTATCTGAAAGCCGATAAAGCGATTTTTTATTTAGCGTTATCGGTTTTTTTACTGGTCGGGTTTCAGGGTTGGCTGGGTTCGGCCGTGGTGGCAAGCAACCTAAAGCCATTAATGATAACCCTGCACATGCTGCTGGCCCTGTTTATCGTCGCGCTACTCATCTACGCTATCGCCAGATCGCAAAAACCGCTGCTGCAAGCCATAGACAGTCATTGGTTGACACCGCGTTTTGCTTTGGTGTTAAAAATTGCCATGGCCATGACCTTACTGCAAGTGGCAATGGGCACCCAAGTCAGGGAAGCAGTGGATTACATCGCTCATGAGCATAGCTACATCGACCGACAGTATTGGCGGGATAGTTTTCCGATCATTTTTTATATTCATCGGTCGTTTTCATCGATCATTTTGTTCACCAACCTCTGGCTGGCCTGGAAAATTTATCAGCAAGCCGACAAACATAGCCTGCTGTTGCGCACCGCCTATGTGTTAATGGGATTGATCGTTACCGCCATTTTGGCCGGCGTCAGCCTCGACAGACTGGGTTTTCCAGCCGTTGCTCAACCAGTACATCTATTGATGGCTAATCTGATTTTTGGCGCGCAATTTTTCATCTTTATTTGCTTAAATTACTCTTCCAGAAAAGCAAGCTAGACAAGCCAGGATTTTACGGTATTTATCAATAAGTTAAGCAATATCGAGCCAAGTTGCGATACAATGCCGGGCATAGCTAGCCCATGGCCGGCAACTCTCTTTTTTTCTACAGGTATTATTAATGTCCGACACCCCCTCCTCCACCACGCCTTCCTTTAAAGATTTATCGCTTTCAGACCCCATATTAAAAGCGCTGGAAAGTGTCGGTTACGAAACCCCGTCCCCTATTCAAGCACAGATTATTCCGTTCGTGATGGCTGGTCGCGATGTGTTGGGCCAAGCGCAAACCGGTACCGGCAAAACCGCCGCATTCGCCTTGCCGATTTTGTCGCGTATTAATCTCAATCAGAAAGACCCGCAAGCTTTGGTGCTAGCCCCGACCCGCGAGTTGGCGATACAGGTTGCCGAGGCGTTTCAAAGTTATGCCGCACATATCAAAGGCTTTCACGTATTACCGATCTACGGCGGCCAGGATTACACCAGCCAGTTACGCCAATTGAGTCGCGGCGCGCATGTCGTGGTCGGTACACCGGGACGGGTCATGGACCACATGCGTCGCGGCACGCTGAAACTAGACCAACTGACTACTTTGGTATTGGACGAAGCCGACGAAATGTTGCGGATGGGTTTCATCGACGATGTCGAGTGGATTCTGGAACAAACCCCGTCCACGCGCCAAACTGCACTGTTCTCGGCAACCATGCCGACTGAAATTCGCAAAATTGCGCAGAAATACCTGAACAACCCCGAACAAGTGACCATCAAGGTCAAAACCGCCACCGCCGCCAATATTCGCCAACGCTATTGGTTTGTCAGTGGCGTGCACAAAATGGATGCCCTGACCCGGATTCTAGAAGCGGAAAACTTCGACGGCATGATTATCTTCGTCAGAACCAAAACCGCCACCATCGAAGTGGCCGAAAAATTAGAAGCGCGTGGTTTTTCCGCCTCTGCGATCAACGGCGACATGTCGCAAGCCTTACGCGAACGCGCTATCGACAATCTAAAAAGCGGCAAACTGGATATTCTGATCGCCACGGACGTCGCCGCTCGCGGCCTGGACGTTGATCGTATTACCCACGTCGTCAACTACGACATTCCTTACGACACCGAATCTTATATACATCGTATCGGCCGTACCGGTCGCGCCGGCCGCACCGGCGATGCGATTTTGTTCGTCTCGCCACGGGAAAAACGTCTGTTGGCCAACATTGAGCAAGCCACCAAACAAAAAGTCGAAGAAATGCAATTGCCTTCCACTGACTTTATTAATAATGCGCGCATCAACCGTTTCAAACAGCGGATTACCGACACCCTGGCCGGCGAAGAACTCAGCTTTTATAACCAATTAATCAACCAATATCAGGTCGAGCACAACGTACCGGCGCTCGACGTTGCGGCAGCCTTGGCAAAATTGTTACAAGGCGATACGCCTTTGTTGATGAAAGAACCGAGCAAGAAGCCACGCAAAGACGCGGAAGAAAAAGGCCGTCCGGACCGCAATGATCGTGGTGACCGTGGCCCGAGGCGCGAAAAAGGCCGGGCCGGCGCTGTGGACATGGAAACTTTCCGCATCGAAGTGGGCCATGCCGACGGGGTGAAACCCGGCAATATAGTCGGTGCCATCGCCAACGAAACCGGTATAGACGGCGATCACATCGCCCGCATCAAAATCGAGGAACACTACAGCACCGTGGAGCTGCCTGCCGGCATGCCCAAAGACTTGTTCCAGGCCCTGAAAAAAGTCCGTGTAGTCGGTAAACCTTTGGATATTTCCAAATTCGACCCGGCTTTGGTGAAAAAAGACAAAAGCAAAAAACGGGTCGGTTCACCGTCAAGACGCGGCAAAAATAAAGATCAAGCCGAATAACTGATTTGTAATCAGCCGGTCGCGGGTTCGAGTCCCATCGCCAGCTCCATATTTATCAAAGGCTTAGGTGTTTTTCACCTAGGCCTTTTTTATTGGCCGTAGCTAAATCGTAGCTATCGGAATCCTCGCCCACCACATGCAGCGCCGATAACCGATCCACATACCCGGCCAAATACTCACTTGAAAGGTGCGCATATCGCCGCACCATCTCGACCGACTCCCAACCGGCCAACTCTTGCAGCACATGCAACGGTGTTCCCGCTTGCACGTGCCAACTGGCCCAAGTATGCCGCAGATCATGCCAGCGGAAATCATCAATACCGGCACGCTCTAAAGCATTGTGCCAGGCGTTGGTATTCACTTCGTAAGCCTCCATACCGCCCACCTGTAACAATGTTGTTGTCTTCGTCATCCTGTGATCTTTTGATCAGGAGTAGCGATGGCTGTCACATTGAAATGGCGTCAACATATTGAAGAGTGGCAACGCAGTGTTTTGTCTCAGGCTGAGTATTGCGTGCAGCAAGGTATCAATGTCCGGACCTTTGCGACCAGACTGTGCGAGTATCGCAAACGACCCACGCTAGAGTCGGTCGCGTTAGTGCCGGTACAGATGGCACCGGCTGAACCTGCTTCTTTGGCAATACCTGTGGCAGTTTCCATTGTTTTTACCCATGTCCACGGTCATAGGCTGGAATTTTCACCTTCGTTGCCGGTGGCCTGGGTGGCCGAGTTGTTACGATGTCTGGCTTGATCGATTATCCCGCGCAGATCGGGGTAGCGGTAGCGCCGGTGGACATGCAGCGAGGCTTGGACGGGTTGTCGACCATCGTGCAGCAGAGTCTGGGGCATGCCCCCGTGTGCCGGCGCGGTGTTTATCTTTCGTAATCGTGTGGGCAACCGGCTACGGTTGTTGGTGTAGGACGGCAATGGTGTTTCGCTGTGTCAGCGCCGGTTGCCCAGGGGTCTTTTGTCTGGCCTAAGGTGGGCGATGCGGTGTTTGCGCTGACGCAGGCGCAATGGCGCTGGCTGGTTGCCGGGGTAGATTGGCAGCGTTTATCCGCTCAGCCCCAAGCAGACTGGCAGGCGTGAACCAGGGGCAAAATGAGATGCCAAAATCCACTGAAACTCAGTCATATCAAAGCATTGGGCGGGTAATTGCGGTATAATCTACCCACGAATCCGCTCGCCAAACGCGCTCAATTGAACCTGGAACCGTCCGCCAAAACCGAGGTGACCCTGCTTCAGACACTGATCGATCAGGCAGCTCAGGATGTTCAAGCCATCCAAACCAAAGACGCCACGATTCACGCCAAAGAACTCAAAATCGGCGCGCTGACCCATGAACGGGCCTATTACAAACGCATCCGCTTCAACACCAAGAGCGAAGCGCTGGCACCACTGCAACGGGATGTGTTCGAAGAAACCTGGAATACCGACATCTCGGCGATGGATGAAGAAGTCGAGCAACTTCGCGATGATCAACCCTGCGACACCGTGGCCCGCCCCAAACGCCCACGCGCCGGTCGTCAAACCTTACCCAAGCATCTGCCGAGCATTGAACATCGCTGCGAACCCAACACTTGCCAGTGCGGACACTGCGGCAAAGACCTGGTCAAAATCGGCGAAGATTTCAGCGAACAACTGGATGTCGAACCGGCTAAATTCTTTTTGCACCGACACATTCGCCCGCAATACGCCTGCCGGGCTTGCGAAACCATTACCGCTCCGCCCATTCCACCGGCGGCGATCGGTGGTGGAATGGCCGCCGTCCATTCTCTCAAAGTTTGGAGCCTCCGAGAAAACCGGGGCGGTTGGTTTGAATCCGCCTATTATTGTATGAGCTTTGAAACGTCGCGTTTGATGTGGAGCGTTTTAGTAATGTGTTAGTAACATGAGTCAGCAACTCATGGAATCGGTCCAGTAACAGCTAATGTTTCAACGTATTTGGAACCAATAACATCAGCCACCCAGCTAGTTTTTAGTGAAATATCTGGCTCTAACAACTTCATAATCGCCTCAGCAACAAGTGTATGACCAATCCCCCCCCAATGTGTATCGTTAGGTAAATAAACGTCTTTCCCGCCGAGCCTAACAGCCTCTTTCAATACTTTATCAAGCCGAAGGTCTGAGATTGATCCTTCACTATCCAGTTCATCAAGGCGACTTAGTTTGGTATATTTTTTATCTACAATATAACCATCGTAAATAGTTAGTTTATCTGGAGCAATCATCGATACAAACTTAGTGATCCCGTTGGCTTCTGCACGCTTTCTCAAGTTTATAACTCCACAACGGGCTGAACTAATATCATTCGATCGCCAATTAGCTTTCTCAATATCAACGTGAAAAAACAATAAGCTTTTATCTTTTTCGCTTGAAAACAGATTTTCCGTTGATAGTGGAATGGATATCGTTTGAACTTTATAGCCAAAGTATTTAATGATATTTTTTAGAAGATAAGTCCGAGCATATCCTGGATTTAAGCTAGCAAGAAGTCCGCCTCTATCTCTAACCCTAGATATTGTTTCAACATCACTCGGTAAGATTTTTGGAAAAACCGGATTTAGCCAACTTTGGGATTGAGCGATTGAGCATTGATCAACGCTATTCTTATACAGATCGATAACAGTACGCTCAACTTTTTCTACAATTAACATTTTTGGAGGGAATTTTATGAAAGCTTCCGACCCAAATAGATCGTCAAACGAAAACGTGTCGATATGCTTGTCGATTGTTAGCACCGACAGATTGCTTCGTGCTGCCAATCTATTTTGCCATTGTTCCCTCTTGGGAACGGGACGCTCTTTAGTACTGATTCCCGAGAACGAATCTCCAACCACAACTACATCATAGTAATGGTCATAGGGACCGACTTCGTAACGGGTCTCCTTGACATTAACCTGAGGGTTATTCCAACCAAAGTCACGTTCAGAAAACCATCCCAATCGAGTTAAGTCTCCACTGAGGGGTTGCAAATAAACTGCTAAAGCAGCCAGATTTATACCGCCGATAAACAAACTAATTAACAAAATAATAACATAACGGCGCATACTTGATTTAGAACTGAAAATAAAGAAATTCGCTAACAGCGTTCGTGTAAGGCAAGGCTAAGAGACCCATTATGGTTATCACGCAAAGCCAAATAGTATTAGGACGCCAATGAAACCATTTAATTGGCGTGCTTACGCTTTCGTAATCAAGTGCTGGTTTAAAGTTATGCATAATTTCCTGTGTATTCGGCATAATGAACGATCCAAGGAGGAATGTTACGATCCAAATCCACATTTCAATTTCGGCGGAGAGTTCCGTTGGTGTGAAGCGACAACTAATTACATTTAAAGATTGTCCGTATTCTTTAATTCGCCAGTGAAGCATGTCGTAAAGGTTGGCATCAAGTAGAATTTTACCTATACCAGGAGTCATAGCTTTGATGATATGCATTGCGCTGACCGTATCAGGTGCACGAAAAAATACCCAAGCGATAACAACTGCTACGAAGGTGATCAGCCATCCAGTGAATGCTGCAATTCGTCCTCGTTCACTGAGATTTAATCCTAGTTTGATTTGCAATGCTTGCCAACAATGGTTAATAATTAAATATGTGCCGTGCAATCCTCCCCAGATTACAAAAGTCCAGCCTGCTCCATGCCAAAGGCCACCAAGAAGCATAGTAACCAATAGATTCCGATAGCGGGCAAACGATCCATTTCGACTGCCCCCAAGAGGTATATAAAGATAGTCGCGCAAAAATCGCGAAAGGGTCATATGCCATCTACGCCAAAATTCAATAATATTTTTGGATTTATAGGGAGAGTTAAAATTCAACGGAAGAGTAACTCCGAATATTCGCGACAACCCAATCGCCATATCTGAGTAACCTGAAAAATCAAAATAAAGTTGCACTGAATATGCTAGCGCACCGGCCCATGCTGAGACCAAAGTAATTTCACCGCCTGCTGATGCTTCGGCAAACATGACACTGGAATAACCAGAAACCGTATCGGCGATGCACACCTTTTTAAATAATCCAATTATGAAAATTGTAAGTCCTACTGCAAAATTAATACTTTTCGGCCTATAGGTTTCGGTATTTTTAAACTGGGGCATCATTTCCTTGTGATGTAAAACTGGTCCTGCTATAAGATGAGGGAAATAGGTCACAAAAAGCCCATAGTGGATTATGTTTAACTCACGAGCATAACTTTTATATGCATCAACCAAAAAAGCTATCTGTGTAAATGTAAAAAAAGATATTCCAAGAGGAAGAACAATTTGGGGAAACTCCCATGAACTTCCAGTTACAACACGAAAGGTCTCCAGAAAAAAACCAGCATATTTGAAGTAACCGAGAACCGCCAAGTTGACACATACTCCAAAGATGAGTGTCGGCTTACGATTTGAGAATTTTTTATGCGAAAGTTTTTGTCCTATAGCGAAGTTAAAAACAATTGATGTTAGCAATAATCCTACGTAACGTGTATCCCACCATCCATAGAAAACTAAAGATGCGAAAAACAATACTCCCGCCGCAAGCTTTGAGTTGTGTTTTCCAGACGAAAAAAACAATAATAGAGTGATTGGCAGGAAGGCCAACAAAAACATGTAGGAATTAAATAGCATTTTATCGTTGAGAGTAAAGTAACCAGGTTATTGATCCGTTTCATTAGATCTGAAGCTTCAGAGAACCTGATCTGCGGCTCTAGTAGTTTAGTGAAAAACCATAGTTCAGACGCTAATTTTGCTTAATCGAACTCGTATTTACTGGGAGAGTGGCTTCGTTGCTACTACACATAGAGCCCTCAACGCCGAAAATGAGTTTTCACCAACCTGCCAGTATATTGTACACATGGCGTTGGTGGCAAAAATAAGCAACCTGAGTCCAATGTCATCAAATTCAAAATCTACACACCTTCCGAAGCCCTCTGCTAAATCAATGACTGGGCTATCAAGCTTCTATGTGCTGTAGCAAAATTGTACCAGTACATGTTATTCGAGACCTGCGAATTAAATATAAATGAGGTAGTTTGGTATGCGCGAAGCCGGCAAGTTATTGCTATACAGGGTTATCGCCTATATTGTCAGGCTTTATAATCAGCCGGTCGCGGGTTGGATGACTATATAGGCTTGGGTTGAAAAACCTAGATAGTGTCGTCACAAAATCATGAGATAATTGCTCTATCTCAATAATTTTGAAGGAAAAAGATGGTGGAACCAGCATATCGCCGACACGATATATCGGATCGAGTCTGGCAAATATTGGAACCCCGCTTGCCTGGGCGCGAAGGTGCCTGGGGCGGTAAAGCCCGTGATAACCGCTTGTTTATCAATGCCGTTTTCTGGATTTTGCGCACCGGTGCGCCGTGGCGCGACTTGCCGCCCGACTATGGCGATTGGAAGAACACTCATCGCCGATTTTGCCGCTGGCGAGATAAAGGCATTTGGGAATCGCTGCTGGAACAATTGGTGACTGAACCCGATTATGAATGGCTGATGATCGATGCCAGTCACATCAAGGTTCACCCGCATGCCGCGGGGGCAAAAGGTGGCAACCAGGACATGGGGGTCACAAAAGGGGGCTCAATAGTAAGATACATCTGGCCGTGGATGCGCATGGTATGCCGGTCAGAATACTTGTTACAGCAGGTACCACTGCGGATTGTTCACAGGCTCCAACCTTGATCGATGGCCTGGATGCTCAGCATCTGTTGGCGGACAAAGGTTACGACAGCGATGCTATCGTCGCCCAAGCCGAAGCGGGCAATATGGCGGTTGTGATACCGCCGCGTCGAAATCGCAAACAACTTCGCGAATACGACCGGGAGCTTTACAGACTTCGGCACTTGGTGGAAAACGCTTTCTTACACCTTAAACGCTGGCGAGGCATCGCTACCCGCTACGCTAAAAACACAGCATCATTCTTGGCCGCCGTACAAATCCGCTGTATCGCTCTTTGGGTGGCTATCTTATGACGACACTATCTAGGCCTTTTTATTGCCTTCCGAATTGCAGAACCCAAATTGTTTCAAACACAAGTTGATCGAATTGAACCGGTTTTCTGAGACAGTAGTATACGAATCGAATCGTTAACTGCGGTCGGAATACTTTTTAGCGTCAGCAACTCAAGCACCAACTAAATTCAGCAGCAACGCTTCACACCATTCCATTTACGCTGCGTTTCAGCCGCAAAAAACGCTTTTCGGCTTAACGGTGGAAGCTGTTCCGCGTGATGTTCGTGCCAGTGTCGCAGATAGCGTTCATAAGTGGCATCGCCGTTGAGGTGGCGCCAGAATGATCGTAAAGACAGAATGAACCCGCTCATTAAGCCCCCGATTAATCTTTACGCTGCGGAGCCAGCTTGACGCATTCGAACATCAGATCGTCGAATTCGTCTTCGCTGTGTTTGTTCGGGTTATATTGCAAGCCGCATTCGCGGTCTTCGCGGATATGTTTGATATTGCCGTGTATCGACATCGCCACCCGCGATTCCGGCAAGATGATAGAAATCCGCAATTCCGCCTCGTCCACCGCTTGCCCCAGGGGTTCTTTCAAACGAATTTTAATCCCGCTGTAACTCATATCGACGACCTGACCGTCGATGATGATTTCACCGCCGGGCGGTGGCGGTTCGATAATGATGTGCGCCACGAGTCCTTCCGGGTTAAAACGTATTCTGGTACGGTTTTCATTCTCCACTGTAATGCTCCATATTTTGGTCCTGAGAGTATAGGCAGAAACGCCGACACGGCAAAATTTATCTGACATCAATACTCTGCCGATTCGGCACGGGTGTCCGCCAATAGCGTTGCCGTTTCGCTCGTTCCGCTATCGGCTGAATCTTTTCAGATCCATTACGAACTGAAATAGCGCCCTGCTCGGCCGTATTCAACCAAGCTATGCCAAGTTGGCTATAGCGTTCGACAACCTGCCGGTGCGGAAAGCCAAAGCGGTTTTGATAACCGGCGGGGATCAAAATAAGCGTGGGATTAACTTTTTCAAGCAATGCACGACTTGAAGATGTTTTACTGCCATGGTGCGGCGCCAATAATACATCGCTGGCAAGCTCATCACCGTACTCGCGCACCAGCCAATTTTCAGCCGCTTGTTCGATGTCGCCGGTCAGCAAAAACCGCTGCCGTGCGCTACTTACTTGTAATACGCAGGAGTTATCGTTATCGCCGACAAATCCGCTTTCCGGCGGCGATAGCACCGTAAAAGTTACCTCGTCCCAGCGCCAGGTTTGTCCGGTTCGGCAATAATCCCCGCGTTCGCGTGCGGCCCATTCCGAAACGCTGCTGACGACCTTTTCTACAGGCAATTCGGCAAGTATCGACTCCGCGCCGCCACTGTGATCGTTGTCGCCATGACTAATCACCAAGCTATCGACTCTAGCGATACCCTGCTCGCGTAAAAACGGCAAAACCACTGAATCGCCCATATCGGAATATTCCGAATAACGCGCGCCGGTGTCAAACACCAGAGTATGTTCCGCAGTTTGTAGCACGGCAGCTAAACCCTGACCCACGTCCAGCACAGTCAGCCAGACTTCGCCGGGTTTCGGCTTTTCGAACGTCCCAAATATCAGCGGCAAGAATAGTAAGAGACTTAAATACCGGCATGGAAAGCCGCTTGGCGCCAACAACAAAATCACTCCGATGGCCGCCAAGCCA of the Methylomonas sp. MK1 genome contains:
- a CDS encoding tyrosine-type recombinase/integrase; translation: MTKTTTLLQVGGMEAYEVNTNAWHNALERAGIDDFRWHDLRHTWASWHVQAGTPLHVLQELAGWESVEMVRRYAHLSSEYLAGYVDRLSALHVVGEDSDSYDLATANKKGLGEKHLSL
- a CDS encoding COX15/CtaA family protein; amino-acid sequence: MIDAQDAARFRRLGTLTIFAVYFVILVGGIVRASGAGMGCPDWPTCFGQWVPPTHESQLPANYHEIYAARGYENTAFNPVKTWTEYTNRLVGVTIGFLIFLTAWTSRVYLKADKAIFYLALSVFLLVGFQGWLGSAVVASNLKPLMITLHMLLALFIVALLIYAIARSQKPLLQAIDSHWLTPRFALVLKIAMAMTLLQVAMGTQVREAVDYIAHEHSYIDRQYWRDSFPIIFYIHRSFSSIILFTNLWLAWKIYQQADKHSLLLRTAYVLMGLIVTAILAGVSLDRLGFPAVAQPVHLLMANLIFGAQFFIFICLNYSSRKAS
- the tnpA gene encoding IS66 family insertion sequence element accessory protein TnpA translates to MAVTLKWRQHIEEWQRSVLSQAEYCVQQGINVRTFATRLCEYRKRPTLESVALVPVQMAPAEPASLAIPVAVSIVFTHVHGHRLEFSPSLPVAWVAELLRCLA
- the ygfZ gene encoding CAF17-like 4Fe-4S cluster assembly/insertion protein YgfZ; the protein is MLEDRTVHTNAFSEPNALALSRKVFAATGLSLIEVSGQDAAKLLQGQLTCNINDLSASQASIAGFCNPKGRVISTLLVVKSLESFYLILPADLLDTVLKKLRMYVLRADAKLHDQTENMHILGISGLSPEFDVPTDNFAIGQIPLTTIKLPGAPRHLLLGTSDQIDEFTGLLLSRYAFESGSLDEWRYQDISTALPWFDISQSEQHIPQMLGIDQLGGISFSKGCYTGQEIVARSHYLGKVKRALFIAECRQSASGVINGCKVLDGISQQNMGCVLTNAVWTGINRALLVLQIVDGLPKNLILDDDYRTPIAIISDQ
- a CDS encoding HDOD domain-containing protein; translation: MQFKSVQDFLVHVQAELDANRLILPTLPDVAIKVRDAVSKGDATAQSLAEIIATDAAISARLIQVANSPLYRGTMEIKNIQMAVTRLGNNTIRTLITSLIMQQMFTPTTALLEGYFRSTWEQGVNVSAISRALAAFVPHLNADEAMLAGLIHQIGKLPILTLVEKIPEFRDSPSRLDKLLEKAHPHVGKLIMNTWNFPEELKLVPSEYVDFQRDSGSKADYVDLVQVAFLQSIAGTDHPACRVDWNTVPAFVKLGIQPDTEILEIEGVSEEIELAHSMFL
- a CDS encoding protein YgfX, giving the protein MSKNLEQSMNFTVGRSRALTLIVSAIHAVTLAACWLNALPMSYQCLLTMAVFLSWRSNMASGKIGGAYLRYTPQHGWSLLGSGDHYQSIEIQASTVVTGLLIALHWVHDKGRRQSMIIPKDAMSNNDYRKLSVCLIISGHGHG
- a CDS encoding DEAD/DEAH box helicase, whose product is MSDTPSSTTPSFKDLSLSDPILKALESVGYETPSPIQAQIIPFVMAGRDVLGQAQTGTGKTAAFALPILSRINLNQKDPQALVLAPTRELAIQVAEAFQSYAAHIKGFHVLPIYGGQDYTSQLRQLSRGAHVVVGTPGRVMDHMRRGTLKLDQLTTLVLDEADEMLRMGFIDDVEWILEQTPSTRQTALFSATMPTEIRKIAQKYLNNPEQVTIKVKTATAANIRQRYWFVSGVHKMDALTRILEAENFDGMIIFVRTKTATIEVAEKLEARGFSASAINGDMSQALRERAIDNLKSGKLDILIATDVAARGLDVDRITHVVNYDIPYDTESYIHRIGRTGRAGRTGDAILFVSPREKRLLANIEQATKQKVEEMQLPSTDFINNARINRFKQRITDTLAGEELSFYNQLINQYQVEHNVPALDVAAALAKLLQGDTPLLMKEPSKKPRKDAEEKGRPDRNDRGDRGPRREKGRAGAVDMETFRIEVGHADGVKPGNIVGAIANETGIDGDHIARIKIEEHYSTVELPAGMPKDLFQALKKVRVVGKPLDISKFDPALVKKDKSKKRVGSPSRRGKNKDQAE
- the tnpB gene encoding transposase, producing MSAPVAQGSFVWPKVGDAVFALTQAQWRWLVAGVDWQRLSAQPQADWQA
- a CDS encoding MBOAT family O-acyltransferase; the encoded protein is MFLLAFLPITLLLFFSSGKHNSKLAAGVLFFASLVFYGWWDTRYVGLLLTSIVFNFAIGQKLSHKKFSNRKPTLIFGVCVNLAVLGYFKYAGFFLETFRVVTGSSWEFPQIVLPLGISFFTFTQIAFLVDAYKSYARELNIIHYGLFVTYFPHLIAGPVLHHKEMMPQFKNTETYRPKSINFAVGLTIFIIGLFKKVCIADTVSGYSSVMFAEASAGGEITLVSAWAGALAYSVQLYFDFSGYSDMAIGLSRIFGVTLPLNFNSPYKSKNIIEFWRRWHMTLSRFLRDYLYIPLGGSRNGSFARYRNLLVTMLLGGLWHGAGWTFVIWGGLHGTYLIINHCWQALQIKLGLNLSERGRIAAFTGWLITFVAVVIAWVFFRAPDTVSAMHIIKAMTPGIGKILLDANLYDMLHWRIKEYGQSLNVISCRFTPTELSAEIEMWIWIVTFLLGSFIMPNTQEIMHNFKPALDYESVSTPIKWFHWRPNTIWLCVITIMGLLALPYTNAVSEFLYFQF